Proteins co-encoded in one Campylobacter concisus genomic window:
- the abc-f gene encoding ribosomal protection-like ABC-F family protein, with translation MALIDLIDVSKKFGANEILNAVNFSVNENEKIAIIGKNGSGKSTLMKIISGEVAVDSGRRIVQNLISVEMLAQTPNFNATFTVRQALNNELKEIFDAISEYEKSGVLLANDPENKEILKEQERLLKFIEAKDGWNIEHKIERILQEFKLKEYENRPICSLSGGEIRRVALGALILKKPDVLLLDEPTNHLDVYMVKFLEDMLKGSNQSIVFISHDRYFIDALATRCVEVEEAGLRSFDGGYANYLTKKEEILASLAKSHETLLKQLKAEEEWLRRGVKARLKRNEGRKERVLAMREEAKKNPGVIRRVRLELERASKNFNQTQSQNRKKMLFEFKNLSKSIDGKVLFEKFDARVLQGERIAIVGRNGSGKSTLLKILLGLEKPSSGEIKRGEVSIGYFDQARNVLDDDKSLIETFCPNGGDHVLIRGRNMHVYGYLKNFLFPKEFLDKKIGVLSGGEKNRVALAMLFTKTYDVLVLDEPTNDLDIATINILEDYLQSFEGAILLVSHDRYFVDKMANKLWAFEGSKINVLHEEYSVYLELEDELKELDKFEKELSNSQNEAKQKSKTGVKLSYKQTQILNTYPDKISTLEARVTELNEGLSDPKIYQEVGLTKLYEELESAKAELESLENEYFEVLEIAEELE, from the coding sequence ATGGCATTAATCGACCTGATAGACGTAAGTAAAAAATTTGGCGCAAATGAGATTTTAAACGCTGTAAATTTTAGTGTAAATGAAAATGAAAAAATAGCGATCATCGGTAAAAATGGCAGCGGTAAAAGCACGCTTATGAAGATCATCTCTGGCGAGGTGGCAGTAGATAGTGGTAGACGCATAGTGCAAAACTTAATAAGCGTCGAGATGCTAGCTCAAACTCCAAATTTTAACGCAACTTTTACCGTAAGGCAGGCACTAAATAACGAGCTAAAAGAGATATTTGATGCGATAAGCGAATATGAAAAGAGCGGTGTTTTGCTAGCAAATGACCCTGAAAACAAAGAAATTTTAAAAGAACAAGAGAGACTTTTAAAATTTATAGAGGCAAAGGATGGCTGGAATATCGAGCACAAGATCGAGCGAATTTTGCAAGAATTTAAACTAAAAGAGTATGAAAACAGGCCTATTTGCTCGCTAAGTGGCGGCGAGATCAGACGCGTGGCACTGGGTGCTCTCATCCTTAAAAAGCCTGATGTCTTGCTACTTGACGAGCCGACAAACCACCTTGATGTTTACATGGTCAAATTTCTTGAAGATATGCTAAAGGGCTCAAATCAAAGCATAGTTTTTATAAGCCACGATAGGTATTTTATCGATGCGCTGGCAACTAGGTGCGTTGAGGTCGAGGAGGCTGGGCTTAGAAGCTTTGATGGTGGATATGCAAACTATCTAACAAAAAAAGAGGAAATTTTAGCAAGCCTTGCAAAGTCGCATGAAACGCTACTAAAGCAGCTAAAAGCTGAAGAGGAGTGGCTAAGGCGCGGAGTAAAAGCTAGACTAAAACGAAATGAAGGCAGAAAAGAGCGAGTGCTCGCCATGCGCGAAGAGGCTAAGAAAAATCCAGGTGTGATAAGGCGCGTGAGGCTTGAGCTGGAGCGTGCGAGTAAAAATTTCAACCAAACGCAGAGCCAAAACCGCAAAAAAATGCTCTTTGAGTTTAAAAATTTAAGCAAAAGTATAGACGGCAAGGTGCTTTTTGAAAAATTTGACGCAAGGGTCTTACAGGGCGAGAGGATCGCCATAGTCGGACGAAACGGTAGCGGTAAAAGCACGCTGCTTAAAATTTTGCTAGGGCTTGAAAAGCCAAGTAGCGGCGAGATAAAAAGAGGCGAGGTAAGTATTGGCTACTTTGATCAAGCTAGAAATGTCCTTGATGATGACAAGAGTCTAATAGAGACATTTTGTCCAAATGGCGGCGATCACGTGCTGATTCGTGGGCGAAATATGCACGTCTATGGCTATCTTAAAAATTTCCTCTTTCCAAAGGAATTTTTAGATAAAAAGATAGGCGTTTTAAGTGGCGGCGAGAAAAACCGTGTCGCACTTGCGATGCTTTTTACTAAAACTTACGATGTGCTGGTGCTTGACGAGCCGACAAACGACCTTGATATCGCAACTATCAACATCTTAGAGGACTACTTGCAAAGCTTTGAGGGAGCTATCTTGCTAGTTAGCCACGATAGATATTTTGTCGATAAGATGGCAAACAAACTTTGGGCATTTGAGGGCTCAAAGATAAATGTCTTGCATGAAGAGTATAGCGTCTATTTGGAGCTTGAAGATGAGCTAAAAGAGCTTGATAAATTTGAAAAAGAGCTCTCAAATAGCCAAAATGAAGCCAAACAAAAGAGCAAAACCGGCGTAAAGCTAAGCTACAAACAAACACAAATTTTAAATACATATCCAGATAAAATTTCAACCCTTGAAGCAAGAGTGACCGAGCTAAACGAGGGGCTTAGCGATCCAAAAATTTATCAAGAAGTGGGACTAACTAAGCTTTATGAAGAGCTTGAAAGTGCAAAAGCTGAGCTTGAAAGCCTAGAAAATGAGTATTTTGAAGTGCTTGAGATCGCCGAGGAGCTAGAGTAG
- a CDS encoding DKNYY domain-containing protein produces MLKKHPLISVVIAIVVIFFATYFFIFGLVSILDDDIGDSKELNNSFFYVKDDKVYAMVPSGGKFELIGVRASKFRYIDTGKYDNRNVGSSDEAVYCGNLVMSGLDPNGVRALGNGYFGDGKITYFCDSVSETNLEISALKEFWDIVSHKMFDTPKAQTHIYKFRQVDNANLAAILGFGYASDGVKVYHEGKELEGANASKMRYIEQASGRKSVHFTTDGENVYYDSTKLGIKFSPQMRDIGEIWRIHYLYEPNSGMVYANDHEFDPQFAPYEPLFNLKDEHSYHALFRGKGGIYHWERKWQWYNSIDEGEFVRDGDDPFKGEITPLYGDVVISDGKTYFLKTYEIWHNTKNDHSLSSRHTCIVRLDTKEQWRKIGLVRNDGYGAVYANGDKTYYFDNVGYGWHFNSSVYDINDLGVVEILTRPYGPNVKNLKLDEIVKMVDQGAMTPADGEVVIDAISDFDDYSQKYAYWIFLAIAFVASVVGAIFKNKKQANKLKKRVDDYRL; encoded by the coding sequence ATGCTAAAAAAACATCCGCTAATCTCTGTAGTGATAGCTATTGTTGTGATATTTTTTGCTACCTACTTTTTTATCTTTGGGTTAGTTTCTATTTTAGATGACGACATTGGCGATAGTAAAGAGTTAAATAATAGCTTTTTTTACGTCAAAGATGACAAAGTCTATGCTATGGTGCCAAGTGGCGGTAAATTTGAGCTAATAGGCGTGAGGGCCAGCAAATTTAGATACATTGACACCGGCAAATACGACAACAGAAACGTTGGCTCTAGCGATGAGGCGGTATATTGTGGCAATCTCGTGATGAGCGGGCTTGATCCAAATGGCGTTAGAGCGCTTGGCAATGGCTATTTTGGTGATGGCAAGATAACATATTTTTGCGATAGCGTAAGCGAGACGAACCTCGAAATATCCGCACTTAAAGAGTTTTGGGACATCGTCTCACATAAAATGTTTGATACGCCAAAAGCGCAAACTCATATCTATAAATTTAGACAGGTTGATAACGCTAATTTAGCTGCGATCTTGGGCTTTGGCTATGCAAGCGACGGAGTAAAGGTCTATCATGAGGGCAAAGAGCTAGAGGGCGCAAATGCCAGCAAAATGCGATACATCGAGCAGGCATCTGGCAGAAAGAGCGTGCATTTTACGACTGACGGAGAAAATGTCTATTATGACAGCACAAAACTAGGGATCAAATTTAGCCCGCAAATGCGTGATATCGGCGAGATATGGCGCATTCACTATCTTTATGAGCCAAATTCTGGCATGGTCTATGCAAACGATCACGAATTTGACCCACAATTTGCCCCATACGAGCCACTTTTTAACCTAAAAGATGAGCACTCCTATCATGCTCTTTTTCGTGGCAAAGGCGGTATCTATCACTGGGAGCGAAAGTGGCAGTGGTATAACAGCATAGATGAGGGCGAGTTTGTAAGAGATGGAGACGATCCTTTTAAAGGCGAGATAACGCCGCTATATGGTGATGTGGTGATAAGTGATGGCAAGACATATTTTCTAAAAACCTATGAAATTTGGCACAACACGAAAAATGATCACAGCCTAAGCTCACGCCACACTTGCATCGTAAGGCTTGATACAAAAGAGCAGTGGCGAAAGATAGGGCTTGTAAGAAACGATGGCTACGGAGCGGTTTATGCAAACGGAGATAAGACATATTATTTTGATAACGTCGGCTACGGCTGGCATTTTAACAGCAGCGTTTATGATATAAACGACCTTGGCGTGGTTGAAATTCTCACTCGTCCTTATGGCCCAAATGTTAAGAATTTAAAACTTGATGAGATAGTAAAAATGGTAGATCAAGGCGCTATGACGCCAGCTGATGGTGAGGTGGTGATCGATGCGATAAGCGACTTTGATGATTACTCGCAAAAATATGCCTACTGGATATTTCTTGCCATTGCATTTGTGGCCTCGGTAGTTGGCGCTATTTTTAAAAATAAAAAGCAAGCAAACAAGCTTAAAAAAAGGGTAGATGATTATAGATTATGA
- a CDS encoding DKNYY domain-containing protein yields the protein MRKIATKILYLFVILTLFFVLAMLYLWREGEYQRGFANIDSSEFYRSPEGKIYVQISGSGKYELKGVDEASFRVLKLKHAYDYSNVAADKNSVYCSREILPGLDPNSTKVLGNGYLSDGKISYYCSSRSEKKAGFNEFIAVMKSVAHIFIKSYDDSPYFYRTKRVESTNLEPIFDAGFARDGGTLYYKGEKLDAQPSGLRYITAENGAPSGYYTDSKSLFLGFYKLDTSYTDETRRICYDQKHDIEYLFEPKSGAAFANELKFSTQNMPYSAIYSVDNVHSFWPLFASKDGIYFWDSTKNEQAKISDYQLKGELKRLYADVFVDESSAYFLQQGEEWRRSKHGRHLEAQTVSLYKFAPSSSWREIGLVKDGEYGAVYANGEKVYFFSKIKPFYGIKHSVYEVAGPSVIEILTRASKELSAKDISEMIKRGELVEASGEEVARSRIEYDSPKIILYITFGIAFVVIVLTTLAKPKRDERDLR from the coding sequence ATGAGAAAAATTGCGACTAAGATACTTTATCTTTTTGTCATTTTGACACTATTTTTTGTTTTGGCTATGCTTTATCTGTGGCGTGAGGGCGAGTATCAAAGAGGCTTTGCAAACATTGATAGTAGCGAGTTTTACCGCTCGCCTGAGGGTAAAATTTATGTTCAAATTTCAGGCAGTGGCAAGTATGAGCTAAAAGGAGTTGATGAGGCTAGTTTTAGGGTCTTAAAGCTAAAACACGCATATGATTACTCAAATGTGGCGGCTGATAAAAACAGCGTCTATTGCTCTAGAGAAATTTTGCCTGGGCTTGATCCAAACAGCACCAAAGTGCTTGGCAATGGCTATCTAAGTGATGGCAAGATAAGCTATTATTGCAGCTCTAGAAGTGAGAAAAAGGCGGGATTTAATGAATTTATCGCCGTCATGAAAAGCGTCGCTCACATCTTTATAAAAAGCTATGATGATAGCCCTTATTTTTACAGGACAAAAAGGGTTGAAAGCACAAATTTAGAGCCTATCTTTGACGCTGGCTTTGCAAGAGATGGGGGCACGCTTTACTACAAGGGCGAAAAGCTTGACGCACAGCCTAGCGGGCTAAGATACATCACGGCAGAAAATGGCGCTCCTAGCGGATATTACACAGACAGCAAAAGCCTATTTTTAGGCTTTTATAAGCTTGATACAAGCTACACAGATGAGACGCGCCGGATATGCTATGACCAAAAGCATGATATAGAATATCTTTTTGAGCCAAAAAGTGGGGCGGCGTTTGCAAATGAGCTCAAATTTAGCACCCAAAATATGCCTTATAGTGCCATTTATAGCGTGGATAACGTGCATTCGTTTTGGCCTCTTTTTGCCAGCAAAGATGGAATTTACTTTTGGGATAGCACGAAAAACGAGCAGGCTAAAATTTCAGACTACCAGCTAAAAGGCGAGCTAAAAAGGCTCTATGCTGACGTTTTTGTAGATGAGAGCTCAGCGTATTTCTTACAGCAAGGCGAAGAGTGGCGTCGCTCAAAGCACGGCAGGCACTTAGAGGCGCAAACAGTCTCTTTATATAAATTTGCCCCAAGCAGCTCTTGGCGTGAGATAGGGCTAGTAAAAGATGGCGAGTATGGCGCAGTATATGCAAACGGCGAGAAGGTCTATTTTTTTAGCAAGATAAAGCCATTTTACGGCATAAAGCATAGCGTTTATGAGGTGGCGGGTCCTAGCGTCATAGAAATTTTAACAAGAGCGTCTAAAGAGCTTAGCGCAAAAGATATCAGCGAGATGATAAAGCGCGGTGAGCTAGTGGAGGCAAGCGGCGAAGAGGTTGCAAGATCGAGGATAGAGTATGACTCGCCAAAGATCATTTTGTATATCACATTTGGCATCGCTTTTGTCGTCATAGTGCTAACAACTCTTGCAAAACCAAAGAGAGATGAAAGAGACTTGAGATAA
- a CDS encoding BCCT family transporter, protein MFKFQRSKFNNSVFIPSLIVIFLIAAFAAIFPNFSNEFFKGMQNYIAAKFGWFYILVVAVILLSVIILGFSKLGEIKLGADHVKPEHKNISWFSMLFAAGMGIGLVFFGVAEPLMHYLNPPVGDAQTIAAQKLALNITFFHWGMSAWSVYAIVALILAFFSYRHGLPLTLRSAFYPIIGDKIYGKIGSAIDTFAVVATLFGVATSLGYGVLQVNAGLTHVFGLPTMHITLLIVLCLAATISAASGVDKGIKILSNANIALAICFMFLILFLGDTTQLLKSFVQNSGDYISTLISNTFNLYAYERQNESWLGGWTLLYWAWWLSWSPFVGLFIAKISKGRTIREFVIGVLLVPTGFTFAWMSFFGNSAIALVQNGFSELATTVNSDSASALFMFLEKFSFSGVLSTIAVFMIVIFFVTSADSAAIVMNMLCSNGKDDTPVWQKVFWGVAVGVVAAFLMLAGGLGSLQALTITTALPFAIVLLGAIYGLFKALRVDLTKKETNNFSNMPLSDLSKPWQERLSAIITLPGKKDGKKFLNEVALKAFNELKEEFAKNGLEAKVTNGENFVNLNVGLGDEMDFRYGVYLTKSQSPDYTRELDGDDLYYRAEVYLKEGGQDYDVLGWSEATLINDVIEQYRKHMQFLHVVRE, encoded by the coding sequence ATGTTTAAATTTCAAAGGTCAAAATTTAACAATTCAGTATTTATCCCATCGCTTATTGTCATATTTTTAATAGCGGCATTTGCAGCGATATTTCCAAATTTCTCAAATGAGTTTTTTAAGGGTATGCAAAACTACATCGCGGCCAAATTTGGCTGGTTTTATATCCTAGTTGTTGCCGTCATACTGCTAAGCGTCATCATTCTTGGCTTTAGTAAGCTTGGCGAGATCAAGCTAGGAGCTGATCACGTAAAGCCAGAGCACAAAAATATTTCGTGGTTTTCTATGCTTTTTGCCGCTGGCATGGGCATAGGTCTAGTATTTTTTGGTGTGGCCGAGCCGCTCATGCACTATCTAAACCCACCAGTTGGCGACGCGCAAACTATCGCAGCGCAAAAGCTTGCGTTGAATATCACATTTTTTCACTGGGGCATGAGCGCATGGTCAGTTTATGCTATCGTAGCGCTAATTCTAGCCTTTTTCTCGTATAGACACGGCTTGCCACTAACGCTTAGATCGGCGTTTTATCCGATCATCGGAGATAAAATTTATGGCAAGATAGGTAGCGCCATCGATACATTTGCCGTCGTGGCGACCCTTTTTGGCGTGGCGACATCGCTAGGATACGGCGTGCTTCAGGTAAATGCTGGCCTTACGCACGTTTTTGGCCTGCCAACTATGCATATCACGCTTTTAATAGTGCTTTGCCTAGCTGCGACCATCTCAGCGGCAAGTGGCGTGGATAAGGGCATTAAGATCTTATCAAACGCAAATATCGCGCTAGCTATTTGTTTTATGTTTTTGATACTATTTTTGGGCGATACGACACAGCTTTTAAAGTCGTTTGTGCAAAACAGCGGCGACTACATCTCTACGCTCATCTCAAATACATTTAACCTCTACGCCTACGAGAGGCAAAACGAGAGCTGGCTTGGCGGCTGGACGCTGCTATACTGGGCTTGGTGGCTATCTTGGTCGCCGTTTGTGGGGCTTTTTATAGCTAAAATTTCAAAAGGCAGAACGATCAGAGAATTTGTGATCGGCGTGCTTCTCGTGCCAACTGGCTTTACCTTTGCTTGGATGAGCTTTTTTGGTAACTCAGCGATTGCGCTTGTTCAAAATGGCTTTAGCGAGCTAGCAACGACTGTAAATTCCGACTCAGCCTCAGCACTTTTTATGTTTTTAGAAAAATTTAGCTTCTCAGGTGTGCTAAGCACGATCGCAGTCTTTATGATCGTCATATTTTTCGTCACTTCCGCCGACTCTGCGGCGATCGTTATGAACATGCTCTGCTCAAACGGCAAAGACGATACGCCAGTTTGGCAAAAGGTCTTTTGGGGCGTTGCAGTTGGCGTCGTGGCGGCATTTTTGATGCTAGCTGGCGGTCTTGGCTCGCTTCAAGCGCTTACTATCACCACGGCGCTGCCATTTGCGATCGTGCTACTTGGCGCTATTTACGGGCTATTTAAGGCTTTGCGCGTGGATCTAACCAAAAAAGAGACAAATAACTTTAGTAACATGCCTCTTAGTGATCTTTCAAAGCCGTGGCAAGAGCGCCTAAGTGCGATCATCACGCTTCCAGGCAAGAAAGATGGCAAGAAATTTTTAAACGAAGTCGCACTAAAAGCGTTTAATGAGCTAAAAGAGGAATTTGCTAAAAACGGCCTTGAAGCAAAGGTCACAAATGGTGAAAATTTTGTAAATTTAAACGTTGGACTTGGCGATGAGATGGACTTTAGATATGGCGTCTATCTCACCAAAAGCCAGAGCCCAGACTACACCAGAGAGCTTGACGGCGATGATCTTTACTATAGAGCTGAAGTCTATCTAAAAGAGGGCGGTCAGGACTACGACGTGCTTGGCTGGAGCGAAGCCACGCTGATAAACGACGTCATCGAGCAATACCGCAAACACATGCAGTTTTTACATGTTGTTAGAGAGTAA
- the modD gene encoding ModD protein, whose protein sequence is MILSDAEILSYINEDIPYFDLTTSLQNIDKNALLEIYSRDEICVSCVDVAASVAKLLGCESKIFVQNSQICKAGDVIIKIYGSYKDVHKAWKLAQVALEYASAIATYTNKMVNATKCVNKKCEVLATRKSFPFAKKFCVKAVLEGGGGIHRLGLSDSILFFKNHMKAYGSFDKFLSHLPEFKAKMAERKVCIEAENLDEVSKLLKANCDVVQCDKFSPELIENVLSLRDEISPNTIILAAGGINLSNAKDYANADAIVTSAMYSKGVADISTRLEIL, encoded by the coding sequence ATGATACTTAGCGACGCAGAAATTCTAAGCTATATAAACGAAGATATACCTTACTTTGATCTTACTACGTCGCTTCAAAATATCGATAAAAATGCCTTACTTGAAATTTATTCACGTGATGAAATTTGCGTTAGCTGCGTTGATGTAGCCGCAAGTGTTGCAAAGCTACTTGGGTGCGAGAGTAAAATTTTTGTGCAAAATTCTCAAATTTGCAAGGCTGGCGATGTAATCATAAAAATTTATGGCAGCTACAAAGATGTGCATAAAGCTTGGAAACTAGCTCAAGTCGCACTAGAATATGCCAGTGCCATCGCAACTTATACAAACAAAATGGTAAATGCCACAAAGTGCGTCAATAAAAAATGTGAAGTGTTGGCAACTAGAAAGAGTTTTCCGTTTGCTAAGAAATTTTGCGTAAAAGCCGTACTTGAAGGCGGTGGTGGCATCCATAGGCTTGGGCTTAGCGATAGTATTTTATTTTTTAAAAACCACATGAAAGCCTACGGTAGCTTTGATAAATTTTTATCGCATTTGCCAGAGTTTAAAGCAAAAATGGCTGAGCGAAAAGTATGCATTGAAGCTGAAAATTTAGACGAAGTAAGCAAGCTTTTAAAAGCAAATTGCGACGTCGTGCAGTGCGATAAATTTAGTCCAGAGCTCATCGAAAATGTACTCTCTTTAAGAGATGAGATTTCGCCAAATACCATTATCCTAGCAGCCGGTGGTATAAATTTATCAAATGCAAAAGATTACGCAAATGCCGATGCGATAGTAACATCAGCGATGTATTCAAAAGGCGTTGCTGATATCAGCACCAGACTTGAGATTTTATAA
- a CDS encoding helicase: protein MKNDTKISGKLLDINTHRKVAKVGMGVTLATVCLTALCMNGRGMKKLHTVSGIAFTCFALYHAGLYDNGIFKKMIIKAKNEAKKA from the coding sequence TTGAAAAACGATACAAAAATAAGTGGCAAACTACTTGACATAAATACTCACAGAAAGGTAGCAAAGGTCGGTATGGGCGTTACTTTAGCGACAGTTTGCTTAACGGCACTTTGCATGAATGGCAGAGGTATGAAAAAATTACACACAGTTTCAGGCATTGCATTTACTTGCTTTGCTCTTTATCATGCTGGGCTTTATGACAATGGAATCTTTAAAAAAATGATAATAAAAGCAAAAAATGAGGCAAAAAAGGCATAA